In the Rhododendron vialii isolate Sample 1 chromosome 2a, ASM3025357v1 genome, TACATGTTCCTATAAATAGTCCCCCCATACAAAGGACGTACATTTAATTAAAGCTTTCATCGATCCTTCTATGCAACAACTGCCACTCCTAGCTTAATTAATTGTCGTAAGAAACCAACCATGGCATCCCAACCTAAAAGAGCACCCAATTTCCAAGCAGTTCCCTCCATAATCGTCGTTGTCTTTGTTATCATCCTAATTCCATTTGTCTCTTCATCTAATTCCGCCGTTGCTCGTGCTTCTCCCGCAACTAATACAGTTGCAAAACAAAGCGAAGCAGTCGCTCTCTTAAAGTGGAAAGCTAGCCTTGACAATCAAAGCCAATCTCTCCTTTCATCATGGAATGAAACTAGTCATTGCACTTGGGAAGGAATTGGTTGCAACGACGCCAGTAAAGTAACCAATTTAACCCTTGACAGTATTGGTTTGAGAGGTACGCTTTCTGCTCTTAACTTCTCTTCGTTACCACATCTAGTGAAACTTGATCTGTCCAACAACTTTATATATGGGACCATTCCCTCTCAGATTGGTAGCCTTTCCAGACTCGCATCTCTTAATGCGTCCATCAATCATCTTTCGGGAACAATTCCGACAAATATTGGGATGCTAAGATCGCTCGTTGAACTTGATTTGTCAACGAATAACCTCACGGGATCAATCCCCGCATCAATAGAgaacttgagaaacctcacaAGATTGATCCTTtacgagaactctctctctggatctatccctcaagaagtaggattgctaagatctctcactgATCTTGAATTGTCAGCGAATAACCTCATGGGATCAATCcccgcttcaatagggaacttgacaaACCTGACAGCGTTGGCCCTTtacgagaactctctctctggatctatccctcaagaagtaggattgctaagatctctcactgGCGTTTCATTTTACAAGAATAATCTCACGGGATCAATCCCcacttcaatagggaacttgacaaACCTCACAGTGTTGTACCTTtacgagaactctctctctggttctatccctcaagaagtaggattgctaagatctctcactgAGCTTTCATTGTCAACGAATAATCTCACGGGATCAATCCCcacttcaatagggaacttgacaaACCTCACAGTGTTGGACCTTtacgaga is a window encoding:
- the LOC131317088 gene encoding probable leucine-rich repeat receptor-like protein kinase At1g35710; this translates as MASQPKRAPNFQAVPSIIVVVFVIILIPFVSSSNSAVARASPATNTVAKQSEAVALLKWKASLDNQSQSLLSSWNETSHCTWEGIGCNDASKVTNLTLDSIGLRGTLSALNFSSLPHLVKLDLSNNFIYGTIPSQIGSLSRLASLNASINHLSGTIPTNIGMLRSLVELDLSTNNLTGSIPASIENLRNLTRLILYENSLSGSIPQEVGLLRSLTDLELSANNLMGSIPASIGNLTNLTALALYENSLSGSIPQEVGLLRSLTGVSFYKNNLTGSIPTSIGNLTNLTVLYLYENSLSGSIPQEVGLLRSLTELSLSTNNLTGSIPTSIGNLTNLTVLDLYENSLSGSIPQEVGLLRSLTLVTLSTNNLTGSIPTSIGNLTNLTVLYLYENSLSGSIPQEVGLLRSLTELSLYKNNLTGSISTSIGNLTNLTLLYLHRNS